From the Sebastes fasciatus isolate fSebFas1 chromosome 9, fSebFas1.pri, whole genome shotgun sequence genome, the window TACCTGCTGACGACCCTTAttaacattactctaatatTTGTAGGGAtatcagtccactgttttgttgctgtaactgaaaaagcagtttgagtaacgtGAATTGTCGAGCAATGTTTCGTTGAATGATCTTGTTTGTCTTACTTCACTATTGGCTGTTAGAATAAACAGTTTAAACCATGCAGTATCTTATAAGTAAATGAacataatataaacaaaaaaatctaagCTGTATTTTTCGATAATACTGCATtagtccagtgctttaagagcttgtttaaaggctaaagtGTACTTGTGGTATATAGTGTTGTCTCTGACACTGACAGGAGTTTATCTGGCGGGACTGTTGTCTGGGAGTCAGACGCCTCTGTTGACACCAGTTTTCAACACCTCGTTGTGATGGCCTAAGGCTACGGAGACATAAGGAGGGAGAGAAGACTGAGAAAATAGGCCTTActggagacaaaaaaaaagagaaaaagaaagggatGATAAGTGATGTGAAAAAACGAAAATGACACACAGGAAGACAGAAAAGCAGACTCTTAATGTGGAGTCCCACTCGTCAGTCTCAGTGGGGAATCTGCTCAGAGTTTGTTGGTGGCTTGTTCACACTTATGTCAATATTTCGCCGTCTCCTGCTGTGTGTTACATGCAACAGCAAGATGGGGACAAACATGGAAACAACGAAATTCTGTGATATGATCTGTGTATCAGTGTTATAAGTAATATTGTGTCGGTTCCACAATGCCAAAAGACTTCCACTCACACATAAGATACAGACACAACAACATTAAAAGAACACAGTCCACTCAATAGACACACATCCTCTCACTTCCAGCGTGCGTTCAGAAGGGATGGGGGATGGGGTTGCCGTGGTAACCGACAGGCAAGCGGCCAGACCGAGCCTTTAGGTGGACCTCGGCCGAAAAAGATGTATGGGTGTACTCCCCCGAGGCTCGGCTTCTCATGGCCAAAGCAAAGGCAATAAATCTTCATGTGTCCTTTCGAAACGTGAAAAATCAATGAGATATATTGTCATCCCATGGTGCGTGACTCAAAAGTGTATCTCAATTCGACTCTGAATCAATGCCAGAAGTGCATATAGGACTgtagaatagaatataataggAAATGTCAATACAGAGCCTTAAAATGTagattatatttaaataaaaatgttgcctGATGCACCAGATGGTTGAATGCAGCAATTAAAAGAAACGGTTTCTGCCTTTGTCTGTAATTCAGGAGACAAATTGACAGATTTTTTCAGTGCGGTTTTACACAACGCTGCCTTCATACATGAGCAAACGGCACCTACAAGGGCTCATGTGTTGTGTGATACTGTTAATAGGCTACCCCAGATGGTTCCTGTGACATTTACACAGGCATTTCTCTGGCTTTACTCAGAACCAATTTAAGGACAggttcttttcttttccctctctcAGTTGTGAGATAGTCTGTTATTTTAACCTTCTTTTTCTCTGGTTTCATATTTTTACCCAGGAAAGTAAGTTCCACTGTTAAAAAAGGTAACTTCTGTGTGTAACATTACTTTTAGTCTATGAACAAGCACATAAATGTGTGAAGAAACTACTTAATTTTAGTGTTAAGAGTgttcagccatgctagcagcttagaaggctttcacatcagggacccgggctCGGATCCGAATCcacttgaccccaaagtccagtttgttagtctgaatgtttgtcattttatttagctaatttaatgTTCTGCCCCTAGCTAGGCATAATGCAAAcatcaacacaaaaaaatttcACGAAAATGTTGATGCTACATAACAACATTACTAATGTACTCAATCGTACTCTGGCACGCTACGAATCAATCATAGCTAATACgaaaaccatggatgtattaaaagaactggatacagctttggaggcggggccccgttcatttatatgagagttgctcattggcgcatgaagcctaaatggctcgacttccatcTGGAAAAGTAACCGGATCTTGGCGTAGTGTCCAAGATGATTGGtggagtagcgtccgctcggtcacatgacttggtcaaCGTCAGGCCGTCGCCACGTCAGGCCGTCgccacggcttgcgctccagcctcgttCTGGGTCTCACTCGCATGAatggaggaggagaaataactctggattcagctgttggtgcgttttacaactttaaaaactttattttttaaattagagctataagagtgttcgtactggggagttgattcacctcaaaaaaattatctgctgagttacagacgtctctttctcaaTGGAATTCTattggaaaaagtattttttggcccaatgtatcacgtgactgacacaaaggttgcagtaccgccgtttggcctcTACAAAAGTCCAGATCGACTACCGGTGCACTTCCTGGGGTCTTGATCGTACCTAATACGAAAAGACCTTGtgttcctccattcatgtgaatgagccccagaccgcgggctgggaggcggggttaaagcaaacgctactgcgcctgctctatgggcccaatggatgcagaagaccGCTAGAAGAttcgggtactttatcactcagcagtcgagccattttggcttcatgcgccactgatcAACTCTCAcaggaatgaacaggagcccACCTACAATGCTGTATCGAGTTCTCTTTACACATCCATGCTTATGACATccatggattttttttccaaagactagagaatttttttttataaatgatatacTGAGATTTGGCAATGGTCTATTTCAACCCGTTTTTGATCACCCTCTTGCCTCTCATAAATAGAGGAGGATTAaactcctctgcctctatggaccaaCCTCCTCTGGCATTGATCTGAAAAGTTAGGACATCATGCCACTGATTTTTTAATGTCCATGTAATGTGTTAAATTGTATTAGTATATTGCCAACAGGGTCATGGATCACCAATAGTTTGTCCTCTTGAATTTCTGTTTAAGATGTATGTGATGACcttgtgtgagacagagagccCTGTTCTGAATTCCAAACTCAATATTAGGAGCCTGCAAATGAGACCAATCTAACAGAATTGGATAGTAAATCCCAGAACTGAAGTTAGCATAACTTAACTGCTGTAATGTAATTTCCCATTTGGCTTATTGTGTCTCTCAGTGTTTGCAGTCAGCCATGTTGTCGAGGAAATTACACGACTGAAGCCGAAAATGTCTCCAGTTAAATCTTCCTTTGTGTTGGAGCTGGTGTCACCTCTGCAGAGGTGTCTCGTTCACACCTTAACTGAGAGGAGATGGTGAGGGGGGTAACACCGAGGGTGAGATATAGAGCAGTGGATCGGGAGTTAACCAACAGAGCTTGTTTTCTGCAGACTGTAAATTTAAAGGAGAATGTGTCTGAATAtgacatgggagttggcaaccCTGttgtacgtttttttttttttatctatagcACGGTGGCAATTTTAGGACATCTCATACTCAACTATCCTTCATCACTTTAAACTCCATCACTCTCAGCAGTGATATGTCATTAACGTATTTGTTTGCTGCAGCTGTGCCTTATCGGCTGTAGTCGTGCTCCATGTCACGTTCACGTCATGTGAAAGTTGCTGTAATTCCAATTTAAAAATTCAAGTCATGTCACTGCACagttataaaactatttaaagatAGCCTCTTTTTTGGATTATTAACTTTTTATACACACACCTTTTCAGGACAATTTCTCTGAAAAATTGGATGTTGCAGCAGTCCAGTCCgatctcattcccagggcgttatataccaacgcacaaggcaccctttagcgctggtatgaaacacaccgggcgttccatAAACTGTGCCTGGagtgtagtttaaagagtgaaaagagacacattgtgtggatgggtccaacaaacacaaggctttcatccaggagaccgctgttcgtgtagTGTGCGTCACTTTACAATAAGCTGcttgttcgtgtcccatgttcacaacctTCAGTGCCAACCCatccatgtattttttttttttcctaaacctaactaaagtggttttgatgcctaatcctaaagtgacgccaggGTTACTATAGTGGTTTTGGCGCCAATGTGCATTGCACTTTAGTGTGCTGCAGTATCCTTCTTCCCCAACATCACATGTACAGAAGAAAGGACACAGTAGGTTGTAAAGACTCAATATATGACCTTGGTCTTTCCTCACAACTGAATGTTTTATTCATGTGATTACATCTAACACAGGTAGTCATTAACATGAGCCATTAATTAGCAACCTGGAGATGTCTAAGAAGAGTCCAGTCAATTACCACACGGAGCTGGGGTTCACAAAGTGCTTAGGCTCGCAAAAGGAAAGTCCCTGTTATCCTTTCATTGCCCGTCTCAGTATAATGCAGCACATAGCCCGCACACCATATGTTATCACACTGACCTCAGTCTGCAGTTTGACTGGAGAGAAGATGATAGGGATGTGTAGTACAACATTTCAAATCCTGATATGATAGTCTAGCCGGACTCGTTGCTCAtatgagtacatcccagtacgaaacacaggcatcgtagcttcagcgagagaaACGCCACTTGACTTTTGAGTGTGTAGtttttcacagtcttatactgcaactttcttgacttgcaaaattatgttttaaattgacaagcatatgtgtgattcatggtacAATTCAAACGggaatcaaaaaaatatttgtctcgtCATtaactaccgttcatattttctgtctctcctctctgctgtctcattcAGACCGTTCAAAGACAGGCTCGCTGAGAAAATAAATGCCAAAAGCACTACTTTATTCTGAAGCCCACGTCATAGCGTTTGTTTATGTAATTTGCCGGTAGCttctgctagctagctaacggcAGAACAGTAGCATATCAAAACTACTGTCATAAAATAAAACTTATctacaaaacaaacattagagacattattGGCCTAATGTTACCCGTGCTCTTCTTCAACTAACGAACTATCTCACTCAGTTATAATCCAAAGCCAACGAAGCGAAGACTAGGGCTCCCCCGTCCTGCCACTGACAGCAGCCCACTGAGGCGGTCCGTGTGGCCGTCGGCTTGGGATTTTAAGCGCGTTTGGCATTTAATTAGCTAGTAAAAGGCGAACACATGTAACATTAGGCCGATAATGTCTCTACTGTTTGCTTTGGAGatgagttttactttgtgatGGTAGTTTTGGTATGCTAATGTTGAGTCGGTAGCTAGTTAGTGGAAAAAAAACgtttgagggcttttatttttaaatgaaagaaggaagtgttgatttaaaaataaatctttactttttttaaagtctgtaacatattctacagatacagacattgaaagtgttgtaatgttgctggtatgatgtcaatttACTGTCAActgatcattttcactgtctgttgttgctgtgaaccgctcGCGGTACAAATAGGCAAGACTTCGTATCTCTAGAAGAGATGCCGCTGACACGCAGCCGCGATTGCTGCTCATGttggcagtgtggctgctctaacctgttataTAATATAACTACACTGGTAAAGAAGAAAATTTTAATGAGTGACCAATACGTATATATAATTTACCTATACAAACTTACCTTTTACATCTGTTTCCATTCAACAATCCATATTGGTGCAACTATACTCTACTAAACTATACTCTTTACTATTTAGActaaatgaaatacaaaaaaacatcttgaattttaaattatttattgtcatttaaTTAAAGAGTGAACTGTAAAGTTTATTCACAGTAGTTCATGATTAGTCAcgaaatgtattgattcgtgtacatagacacgaatttcacatgTTCGTCATTTTCTTTGAAgacgtgtggctgctctaacctgttaacatggacgtcgaaataaaaaaaacaacaggcgCTGCTCACGTGAGCGGTGTGGACACGCTGTCAGTAAAATACTCCCAGACGGACACGGACAGCAGTGGACACCATGGACACTTATTAGTAGTTCCGTTAATACTGTCCACTTGGAGGATGCGTTCCACACGTGCGCAGTAGATCGCTGCTCTACCACTTGTAGCATAGTGGCCGCACAGACAAGTCCGGACAAGTTCGTGCAGTCACAACAAATTGATGTCTCCTATGATGacaatatttacctcatcaGACCCACTCATACTCACGGAAAGTAATTCATCGGCTTAACGCTACAGCCAGTTAAACAGCAAAGTTGTAGCTGTGTGGGAGGAAAAGGCAAACAAGGTTGCAGAATAATAGGTATTCTGAGAGCATATCAGACTTAATTCACAAAAGATTAATTCATTAGTAGCCAAAAAGGTTTTAGATGTGACTATGAGTAACTTTGGGAGTGTACTCATGTACATCTGTGTGTCACTCCCTTACTGTTAGAAGATGAACTTGGCCAAGGTGAGAGAGGGagccccagcttggagaagcatcCTAAACATTTTAACAGCTCGGCACACACTCAAGACTCCTAATGAGGAAGGAAAGGGCTGAGTCATGCTTCTCACTGTCTGTGTCACTCTGTGCTGCTCCCATCTCAATTTCTCCCTCTACTCTGCAGCATTAGATGATGTAgctgaaatatatttttaatgattGTATAGGCTGTCAATTTTTGTGCTGTTGGGAAATTATGTGACTTAATTTGGGTTTATTGCCCAAGAAATCTGTGAAAATACCCAAACACAGATCATCTCAACCTCAATCCCGGGTGCTTTTTCATGCGATCGATTAGCTACCAAAGTGAACTGGTTGATTAATGAATTCGATCTGCGCTTCTCCGACTTTAAAGCACAGTGCCAAACCTTTGCCATCTTTGCCAATCCTTTCACCACCGACGTTGACAGTGCACCGCATCACCTTCAGATGGAATTAATAGAACTTTAATGCAACAGTAGCCTGGGAGCAAAGTTACAGGATGCTGCAATCAAGGACTTTTACCGTCTCCTCCCCCCTGCTTTGATGCAACAGCTCCGACTTCAAGCTGCCCATGTCCTCTTCATGTTTGGAAGCACTTACCTGTGCAAACAGATGTTTTCAATCAGGAATCTGAACCAAGCACAGATCACGCATCAGCGATGATAACCGCCACGCTGTTTTACGGATTGCTACCGCACAAGACCTTAAGCCAGACATCGATGGACTGACCTCAGAAAAATGGCGTCAGTCGTCCGGCCAGAAAACAAATAGGTACGCTTTTAACCTTCAGGTATATACAATATCATGAAATGTATTTCAATCAAGAATAGGCACAATGTAATATGCGTGCATTCTAATGGTGGCGCttgcattttgtgtgttttgtgtttgttgttatgTGCAGGGATTGATCCATGGATTAGGATGGTGTGTAATATGGTGTCTCAGGGTGAATAGAGATCTACTTGGTGGGTACAGGGCCAGACAGCATCACTCTCACATCCCACTTCGTCCACATTATGCCTGAGAAACCTCAACCAGAACCTGAGCAGTATAGTTATGAAATGAAACAACCCTTATTGTTACTTTGACTTTATTAGTATATTActttgtgtacagtatgtactcagtgtgtgtgtgcacgtgtgtgtgttcatacagCCACATGTTTACTATTATCAATGCCATTCACATTCAGTATTTTTGTGTCGATGCACAcgcatgtgtttttgttactgaaataatttttaaaataaattgtatgaTAGTTTTACACTTGAATGTCTGCTTGCAATAATTTTTCCCAGAATTAAGTTATTACTAAAACCAATAATAATTGAATGCAGAGGCAATTATGTAATATGATAAAGAgtagatatatttatttaattttacagtTACAACCGGTCggtgacttaacggccacaggtgtcgctgttaacaagcatttctgattcttacaaacagtccctttaagtaggaGGAAACCGGATCACCCAGTAAAAACCCACGCATGAGATATCAGCGTCAATTAAGTCTCCAATCAATCTCAAAGGCATGTGTTTTGCCAGTGGGGAGAAACCGGATCACCCGGACTAAACGTACGCATAACATTTAAGCGTCAATTTAGTCTCCAACCAATCTGACAGGCATGTGTTTGGCCAGTGGGGGGAAACCGGATCACCCGGACTAAACGTACGCATAACATTTAAGCGTCAATTTAGTCTCCAACCAATCTGACAGACATGTGTTTGGCCAGTGGGGAGAAACCGGATCACCCGGACTAAACGTACGCATAACATTTAAGCGTCAATTTAGTCTCCAACCAATCTGACAGGCATGTGTTTGGCCAGTGGGAGAAACCGGAACAACCGGTGaaaactcacacaaacaccaacaaTGCCACCATGCTGCCTGTAAGGACAACTACAAATGCTTTTGTAGCAGAACACTTGAGAGGTCACCTCTCAGGTCTTTTGCTACTAAACCTCTGTAGAAACTGTCAGTCCTGCACGTTCTTCACGTTGCAGCAAGGGCAAATGGCCTTCTTCATCCAGGACAGGAAACGTTTGAAGccgttcttctttttcttctttttgtctgaaaataaatcaacattaaacACCTCAACCATCCccagattaaaaaataatatggaATTCTCGACAATTAAGAAACAAGATCATTTCTTCTTACCAGAAGTGTCGGGAGAGAGGTCTTCGTTGTCCGGATGGATCCTGGTGGCGTCCACAGatgtgggaggaagtggagcagATTGGggattaaaaatataaatgcacaCAGAGTTAGTATTTTTGTCCTGTTTTTGTCATGACAAAAAATCTGCTTAAATATGGCTCAGTTTCTCTCTTCTGTTGGAGGGGTGAggttcagagaaaataatcttaCATTGTTTCACCGTCCTCATCAGACGTCTTTTCCAGGTGTCTACTGTTCTTGGGGCCTGAAGACACAACCATGGAGATCCCGCATGGCAGTGAGTAACTGTTGAATCAAGACATACAATTAAATGACGTTCTTATTGATTACTCTGATCATTTTGCCAATTAATCCATTTCTCTCTTCTGTTGGAGGGGTGAGTGCcatgttcagagaaaataatcttaCATTCTTTCATTGTCCCGATCAGGAATCTCTTCCAGGTCAATGTTGATCTCGGGGGCGGCGGGCTGATTCGCGATGACACCAGATGGCGGTGAGAAACTGTTGAATCAAGACATACAATTAAATGACGTTCCTATTGATTATACTAATCATTAtgccaatcaatcaatttctttcttctgttgGAGGGGTGAGTGCcatgttcagagaaaataatcttaCATTGTTTCACCGTCCTCATCAGAATCCTCGTCCAGGTCTGAACCGGATGACGATGAGGAACTGTTGAATCAAGATATACAATTAAATTACATTCTTATTGATTACACTAATCATTAtgccaatcaatcaatttctttcttctgttgGAGGGATAAGTGCCACgttcagagaaaataatcttaCCTTGCGTCACtgtcctcatcagactcctcaTCCAGGTGTGTACCGCTCTTGGGGGCTGAAGACACAACCATGGAGATCCCGCCTGGCAGTGAGAAACTGTTGAATCAACACATTCAATTAAATTACGTTCTTATTGATTACTCTGATCATTTTGCCAATTAATCCATTTCTCTCTTCTGTTGGAGGGATGAGTGCcatgttcagagaaaataatcttaCATTCTTTCATTGTCCCGATCAGGAATCTCGTCCAGGTCAATGTTGTTCTCGGGGGCGGCGGGCTGATCCGCGATGACACCAGATGGCGGTGAGAAACTGTTGAATCAAGACATACAATTAAATGACGTTCCTATTGATTATACTAATCATTAtgccaatcaatcaatttattTCTTCTGTTGGAGGGCTGAGTGCcatgttcagagaaaataatcttaCATTCTTTCATTGTCCAGATCAGGAATCTCGTCCAGGTCTGAATTGGATGACCATGAGGAACTGTTGAATCGAGACATACAATTAAATTACATTCTTATTGATTACACTAATCATTAtgtcaatcaataaaaaaaattcttctGTTGGAGGGATGAGTGCCATGTTCAGAGAAGATAATCTTACCTTGTTTCACAGTCCTCATCAGAATCCTCGTCCAGGTCAATGTCGTTCTCAGGGGCTGCAGACTGAACCATGATGACACCAGATGGCGGTGAGACACTGTTGAATCAAGACATACAAATAAATGACGTTCTTATTGATTACACTGATCATTGTGCCAATTAATCCATTTCTCTCTTCTGTTGGAGGGATGAGTGCCATGTTCAGGGAAAATAATCATACCACGTTTCACTGTACAGATCAGACGTCCCTTCCAGGTGTCTTCTGTTCTCGGGGGCTGCAGGCTGAACCATGATGATCCCAGATGGCAGTGAGACACTGTTGAATCAAGACATACAATTAAATGATGTTCTAATTGATTACACTGATCATTGtgccaatcaatcaatttctCTCTTCCATTGGAGGGATGAGTGCcatgttcagagaaaataatcttaCATTCTTTCATTGTCCCGATCAGGAATCTCTTCCAGGTCAATGTTGTTCTCGGGGGCGGCGGGCTGATCCGCGATGACACCAGATGGCGGTGAGAAACTGTTGAATCAAGACATACAATTAAATGACGTTCCTATTGATTATACTAATCATTAtgccaatcaatcaatttctttcttctgttgGAGGGATGAGTGCcatgttcagagaaaataatcttaCGTTGTATCACtgtcctcatcagactcctcgTCCAGGTCAATGTTGTCCTCGGGGGCTGCAGGCTGAACCATGACGACACCGGATGGCGGTGAGACACTGTTGATTCAAGACATACAATTAAATGATGTTCTTATTGATTACTCTGATCATTGTGCCAATCAATCCATTTCTCTCTTCTGTTCGAGGGATGAGTGCcatgttcagagaaaataatcttaCCACCTTTCACTGTCAACACCAGACGTCTTTTCCAGGTGTGTACCGTTCTTGAGGGCTGAAGACACAACCATGGAGATCCCGCCTGGCAGTGAGAAACTGTTGAATCAACACATTCAATTAAATTACGTTCTTATTGATTACTCTGATCATTTTGCCAATTAATCCATTTCTCTCTTCTGTTGGAGGGGTGAGTGCcatgttcagagaaaataatcttaCCTTGCGTCACTGTCCTCATCAAACTCCTCATCCAGGTGTGTACCGTTCTTGAGGGCTGAAGACACAACCATGGAGATCCCGCCTGGCAGTGAGATACTGTTGAATCAAGGCATACAATTAAATTACGTTCTTATTGATTACACAGTCATTAtgccaatcaatcaatttctCTCTTCTGTTGGAGGGGTGAGTGCCATGTTCAGAGAAAAAATAATCTTACATTCTTTCATTGTCCAGATCAGGAATCTCGTCCAGGTCTGAACTGGATGACCATGAGGAACTGTTGAATCGAGACATACAATTAAATTACATTCTTATTGATTACACTAATCATTTTGTcaatcaatacatttttttcttctgttggaGGGATGAGTGCCATGTTCAGAGAAGATAATCTTACCTTGTGTCACTGTCCTCATCAGAATCCTCGTCCAGGTCAATGTTGTTCTCAGGGGCTGCAGGCTGAACCATGATGACACCAGATGGCGGTGAGACACTGTTGAATCAGGACATACAATTAAATTACGTTTTTATTGATTACTATGATCATTTTGCCAATTAATCCATTTCTCTCTTCTGTTGGAGGGCTGAGTGCcatgttcagagaaaataatcttaCATTCTTTCATTGTCCAGATCAGGAATCTCGTCCAGGTCTGAATTGGATGACCATGAGGAACTGTTGAATCGAGACATACAATTAAATTACATTCTTATTGATTACACTAATCATTAtgtcaatcaataaaaaaaattcttctGTTGGAGGGATGAGTGCCATGTTCAGAGAAGATAATCTTACCTTGTTTCACAGTCCTCATCAGAATCCTCGTCCAGGTCAATGTCGTTCTCAGGGGCTGCAGACTGAACCATGATGACACCAGATGGCGGTGAGACACTGTTGAATCAAGACATACAAATAAATGACGTTCTTATTGATTACACTGATCATTGTGCCAATTAATCCATTTCTCTCTTCTGTTGGAGGGATGAGTGCCATGTTCAGGGAAAATAATCATACCACGTTTCACTGTACAGATCAGACGTCCCTTCCAGGTGTCTTCTGTTCTCGGGGGCTGCAGGCTGAACCATGATGATCCCAGATGGCAGTGAGACACTGTTGAATCAAGACATACAATTAAATGATGTTCTAATTGATTACACTGATCATTGtgccaatcaatcaatttctCTCTTCCATTGGAGGGATGAGTGCcatgttcagagaaaataatcttaCATTCTTTCATTGTCCCGATCAGGAATCTCTTCCAGGTCAATGTTGTTCTCGGGGGCGGCGGGCTGATCCGCGATGACACCAGATGGCGGTGAGAAACTGTTGAATCAAGACATACAATTAAATGACGTTCCTATTGATTATACTAATCATTAtgccaatcaatcaatttctttcttctgttgGAGGGATGAGTGCcatgttcagagaaaataatcttaCCTTGTATCACtgtcctcatcagactcctcgTCCAGGTCAATGTTGTCCTCGGGGGCTGCAGGCTGAACCATGACGACACCGGATGGCGGTGAGACACTGTTGATTCAAGACATACAATTAAATGATGTTCTTATTGATTACTCTGATCATTGTGCCAATCAATCCATTTCTCTCTTCTGTTCGAGGGATGAGTGCcatgttcagagaaaataatcttaCCACCTTTCACTGTCAACACCAGACGTCTTTTCCAGGTGTGTACCGTTCTTGAGGGCTGAAGACACAACCATGGAGATCCCGCCTGGCAGTGAGATACTGTTGAATCAAGGCATACAATTAAATTACGTTCTTATTGATTACACAGTCATTAtgccaatcaatcaatttctCTCTTCTGTTG encodes:
- the LOC141774509 gene encoding uncharacterized protein LOC141774509 isoform X5, producing MNTSANNSNKDQLPIPRGYEYQKVLAEGNNAQVIKCVKPRTRETMVVKIGKNGNDLSHEVKVLEDLRKHNMTRFNIVDFFGTVINNGKTGLKFETLDIGLLDYIRKEGGQMHLEDIRKVIEQLAFTLYGLKTQGIIHTDVKPDNIMLTNRNRIPLRVKLIDFGKAIYKSDVKPDTDAEPVYNRFLSAPENLLGLPFSEAIDMWSLGCVLGIMLTGRTLFPDTNSHDTLRSMIDLLGPPPKHLIDAGLRSKMFFEKTISDEWILKEHPGSADDSSDAPPDTFHSLETLKAMRLEKYNDKEADQRGACIDLLKEMLRWDGGLRISPNAISNHPFLTRRYHESKPPLRSCISLPAGIVMVQPAAPENSTHLEKTSDLDSEKCVSPPSGVVMVQPAAPEDNIDLDEESDEDSDTSSSWSSNSDLDEIPDLDNERIVSPPSGVIMVQPAAPENNIDLDEDSDEDSDTSSSWSSSSDLDEIPDLDNERIVSLPSGIIMVQPAAPENRRHLEGTSDLYSETCVSPPSGVIMVQSAAPENDIDLDEDSDEDCETSSSWSSNSDLDEIPDLDNERIFSPPSGVIADQPAAPENNIDLDEIPDRDNERIFSLPGGISMVVSSAPKSGTHLDEESDEDSDASSSSSSGSDLDEDSDEDGETIFSPPSGVIANQPAAPEINIDLEEIPDRDNERIYSLPCGISMVVSSGPKNSRHLEKTSDEDGETMIHPDNEDLSPDTSDKKKKKKNGFKRFLSWMKKAICPCCNVKNVQD